A stretch of Acipenser ruthenus chromosome 1, fAciRut3.2 maternal haplotype, whole genome shotgun sequence DNA encodes these proteins:
- the LOC117421221 gene encoding tRNA methyltransferase 10 homolog A-like isoform X3: MSPEEKLSDDKKECEETSVLEDVEVTELNWDQTGQSESISKRQMKKLMRHKQWEEQRDLRKQKRKEKKIKRKLERLTQGEEGADCSAKKRIRKEVVHSRARLVIDCSFDSLMVLKDVKKLHKQIQRCYAENRRALHPVQFFLTSHGGQLKQNMDENDKGWVNWKDIHVKSEHYNDVLKKDELVYLTSDSPNVLNELDETKAYIIGGLVDHNHHKGITYQRATELGIEHAQLPLGNFVKMNSRKVLAVNHVFEIILAYLEKRDWKEAFFTILPQRKGAVPVGQEEGTPEVTKPEKEVTDGGQDSDSDSETGETIEQNTAVQDEHIHKDKKDLGARDNSNEPTEGGNST; encoded by the exons ATGAGTCCTGAAGAAAAGTTAAGTGATGATAAAAAGGAATGTGAGGAAACCAGTGTACTGGAGGATGTGGAAGTGACAGAGCTGAACTGGGATCAAACAGGGCAGTCAGAGTCCATCTCCAAAAGGCAAATGAAGAAGCTAATGAGACACAAGCAGTGGGAGGAACAGAGAGATCTCCGCAA ACAGAAGCGCAAGGAAAAGAAGATAAAGAGAAAGCTGGAGCGCCTGACTCAGGGAGAGGAGGGTGCAGACTGTAGTGCTAAGAAACGCATCAGGAAAGAGGTTGTGCACAGCCGTGCGCGGCTTGTCATAGACTGCAGCTTTGACAGCCTGATGGTGCTCAAG GATGTGAAGAAGCTTCACAAACAGATCCAGAGGTGCTATGCTGAAAACCGTAGGGCTCTGCACCCTGTCCAG TTTTTTTTAACTAGTCACGGTGGACAGTTAAAGCAGAACATGGATGAAAATGATAAAGGATGGGTGAACTGGAAG GACATCCATGTGAAGTCGGAGCACTACAACGATGTCCTGAAGAAAGACGAGCTTGTATATTTGACCTCTGACTCCCCCAATGTGCTGAATGAGCTTGATGAGACAAAGGCATACATTATAGGAGGCCTCGTCGATCACAATCACCACAAG GGGATTACCTACCAACGAGCCACGGAGCTAGGGATTGAGCATGCACAGCTTCCTCTTGGGAACTTTGTGAAAATGAACAGCCGGAAAGTGTTGGCCGTTAACCATG TATTTGAGATAATCCTTGCGTACCTGGAGAAGAGAGACTGGAAGGAGGCGTTTTTCACCATCCTGCCTCAGAGGAAAGGGGCAGTTCCAGTAGGACAGGAAGAAGGCACTCCCGAGGTAACAAAACCAGAGAAAGAAGTGACTGATGGGGGACAAGATTCAGATAGCGACTCAGAAACTGGAGAGACAATCGAGCAGAACACAGCTGTGCAAGATGAGCACATACACAAAGACAAGAAAGACTTGGGTGCTAGAGACAATTCAAACGAGCCAACTGAAGGAGGAAATTCAACGTAG
- the LOC117421221 gene encoding tRNA methyltransferase 10 homolog A-like isoform X2, which yields MRNNMSSETEGNTQPLVTMSPEEKLSDDKKECEETSVLEDVEVTELNWDQTGQSESISKRQMKKLMRHKQWEEQRDLRKQKRKEKKIKRKLERLTQGEEGADCSAKKRIRKEVVHSRARLVIDCSFDSLMVLKDVKKLHKQIQRCYAENRRALHPVQFFLTSHGGQLKQNMDENDKGWVNWKDIHVKSEHYNDVLKKDELVYLTSDSPNVLNELDETKAYIIGGLVDHNHHKGITYQRATELGIEHAQLPLGNFVKMNSRKVLAVNHVFEIILAYLEKRDWKEAFFTILPQRKGAVPVGQEEGTPEVTKPEKEVTDGGQDSDSDSETGETIEQNTAVQDEHIHKDKKDLGARDNSNEPTEGGNST from the exons ATGAGAAACAACATGTCTTCAGAAACAGAAGGTAATACACAGCCACTAGTGACAATGAGTCCTGAAGAAAAGTTAAGTGATGATAAAAAGGAATGTGAGGAAACCAGTGTACTGGAGGATGTGGAAGTGACAGAGCTGAACTGGGATCAAACAGGGCAGTCAGAGTCCATCTCCAAAAGGCAAATGAAGAAGCTAATGAGACACAAGCAGTGGGAGGAACAGAGAGATCTCCGCAA ACAGAAGCGCAAGGAAAAGAAGATAAAGAGAAAGCTGGAGCGCCTGACTCAGGGAGAGGAGGGTGCAGACTGTAGTGCTAAGAAACGCATCAGGAAAGAGGTTGTGCACAGCCGTGCGCGGCTTGTCATAGACTGCAGCTTTGACAGCCTGATGGTGCTCAAG GATGTGAAGAAGCTTCACAAACAGATCCAGAGGTGCTATGCTGAAAACCGTAGGGCTCTGCACCCTGTCCAG TTTTTTTTAACTAGTCACGGTGGACAGTTAAAGCAGAACATGGATGAAAATGATAAAGGATGGGTGAACTGGAAG GACATCCATGTGAAGTCGGAGCACTACAACGATGTCCTGAAGAAAGACGAGCTTGTATATTTGACCTCTGACTCCCCCAATGTGCTGAATGAGCTTGATGAGACAAAGGCATACATTATAGGAGGCCTCGTCGATCACAATCACCACAAG GGGATTACCTACCAACGAGCCACGGAGCTAGGGATTGAGCATGCACAGCTTCCTCTTGGGAACTTTGTGAAAATGAACAGCCGGAAAGTGTTGGCCGTTAACCATG TATTTGAGATAATCCTTGCGTACCTGGAGAAGAGAGACTGGAAGGAGGCGTTTTTCACCATCCTGCCTCAGAGGAAAGGGGCAGTTCCAGTAGGACAGGAAGAAGGCACTCCCGAGGTAACAAAACCAGAGAAAGAAGTGACTGATGGGGGACAAGATTCAGATAGCGACTCAGAAACTGGAGAGACAATCGAGCAGAACACAGCTGTGCAAGATGAGCACATACACAAAGACAAGAAAGACTTGGGTGCTAGAGACAATTCAAACGAGCCAACTGAAGGAGGAAATTCAACGTAG
- the LOC117421221 gene encoding tRNA methyltransferase 10 homolog A-like isoform X1 — MCVAFYSELIIILMRNNMSSETEGNTQPLVTMSPEEKLSDDKKECEETSVLEDVEVTELNWDQTGQSESISKRQMKKLMRHKQWEEQRDLRKQKRKEKKIKRKLERLTQGEEGADCSAKKRIRKEVVHSRARLVIDCSFDSLMVLKDVKKLHKQIQRCYAENRRALHPVQFFLTSHGGQLKQNMDENDKGWVNWKDIHVKSEHYNDVLKKDELVYLTSDSPNVLNELDETKAYIIGGLVDHNHHKGITYQRATELGIEHAQLPLGNFVKMNSRKVLAVNHVFEIILAYLEKRDWKEAFFTILPQRKGAVPVGQEEGTPEVTKPEKEVTDGGQDSDSDSETGETIEQNTAVQDEHIHKDKKDLGARDNSNEPTEGGNST, encoded by the exons ATGTGTGTCGCTTTCTATAGTGAACTTATCATA ATTCTAATGAGAAACAACATGTCTTCAGAAACAGAAGGTAATACACAGCCACTAGTGACAATGAGTCCTGAAGAAAAGTTAAGTGATGATAAAAAGGAATGTGAGGAAACCAGTGTACTGGAGGATGTGGAAGTGACAGAGCTGAACTGGGATCAAACAGGGCAGTCAGAGTCCATCTCCAAAAGGCAAATGAAGAAGCTAATGAGACACAAGCAGTGGGAGGAACAGAGAGATCTCCGCAA ACAGAAGCGCAAGGAAAAGAAGATAAAGAGAAAGCTGGAGCGCCTGACTCAGGGAGAGGAGGGTGCAGACTGTAGTGCTAAGAAACGCATCAGGAAAGAGGTTGTGCACAGCCGTGCGCGGCTTGTCATAGACTGCAGCTTTGACAGCCTGATGGTGCTCAAG GATGTGAAGAAGCTTCACAAACAGATCCAGAGGTGCTATGCTGAAAACCGTAGGGCTCTGCACCCTGTCCAG TTTTTTTTAACTAGTCACGGTGGACAGTTAAAGCAGAACATGGATGAAAATGATAAAGGATGGGTGAACTGGAAG GACATCCATGTGAAGTCGGAGCACTACAACGATGTCCTGAAGAAAGACGAGCTTGTATATTTGACCTCTGACTCCCCCAATGTGCTGAATGAGCTTGATGAGACAAAGGCATACATTATAGGAGGCCTCGTCGATCACAATCACCACAAG GGGATTACCTACCAACGAGCCACGGAGCTAGGGATTGAGCATGCACAGCTTCCTCTTGGGAACTTTGTGAAAATGAACAGCCGGAAAGTGTTGGCCGTTAACCATG TATTTGAGATAATCCTTGCGTACCTGGAGAAGAGAGACTGGAAGGAGGCGTTTTTCACCATCCTGCCTCAGAGGAAAGGGGCAGTTCCAGTAGGACAGGAAGAAGGCACTCCCGAGGTAACAAAACCAGAGAAAGAAGTGACTGATGGGGGACAAGATTCAGATAGCGACTCAGAAACTGGAGAGACAATCGAGCAGAACACAGCTGTGCAAGATGAGCACATACACAAAGACAAGAAAGACTTGGGTGCTAGAGACAATTCAAACGAGCCAACTGAAGGAGGAAATTCAACGTAG